From Musa acuminata AAA Group cultivar baxijiao chromosome BXJ3-8, Cavendish_Baxijiao_AAA, whole genome shotgun sequence, one genomic window encodes:
- the LOC135645287 gene encoding pentatricopeptide repeat-containing protein At1g04840-like has protein sequence MDASSNPSAISALPPTPVTVMASRPIAKSRLSMPKLSPPSPSPSPARTEYHLISIIHSSKSAFQLKQVHGRVLRLRLPLTARLAAQLVSAACSPHLRAVPYALALFRHSPPSPPVFDALVRALASCSLFSAALSHFVLITRSGLRPSRLAFPFALKSAAALPSPRHAACLHAAAAKSGLDLDLFVRTSIVDMYVKLGLAECALMVFDDTPGWHKASSVLLWNVSINGCCLSGDLEVARRLFESMPVRSVASWNSLIQGYMRQGDAQSAVELFHQMTQKNVVSWTTMVAGFLRLDEYEQGLGFFEKMLDSGVQPNEFTISSALSACARMGALERGIRIHDFALKSGFRENGVIGTALVAMYSKCGKIELAAQVFDVMDRRDLLTWTSMILGWAIHGHWAKALRCFEEMKCECIEPDEAVFLAMLMACSHSGKVERGLQIFDSMRFEYKIEPTIKHYTCMVDLFGRAGRLNDAMSLMKAMPMEPDFVLWGAFFNACRANKNVELAEVAAEKLLNFRPKHQGTFIFLSNMYSGAGRWDDDAEKVRTVMKDSGIERLPGWSYIEVEGGGHRFVAGDRSHPRSKEIYGKLEEVATRAKEQGYEPDTDWVLHNIEDEDKEESLGCHSEKLALALGLLSTPIGADIRIVKNRRVCGDCHLLMKFASKLCNKVIILRDIKRFHHFKDGRCSCGDYW, from the coding sequence ATGGACGCGTCGTCTAATCCTTCTGCCATCTCTGCCCTACCACCTACTCCGGTCACTGTAATGGCTTCCCGGCCCATCGCCAAGTCCCGCCTCTCAATGCCAAAACTCTCGCCTCCATCTCCCTCTCCGTCGCCGGCCAGAACTGAATACCACCTCATCTCCATCATTCACTCCTCCAAATCCGCTTTCCAGCTCAAGCAAGTCCACGGCCGCGTCCTCCGTCTCCGGCTCCCCCTCACGGCCCGCCTCGCCGCCCAGCTCGTGTCCGCCGCCTGCTCCCCGCACCTCCGAGCAGTTCCGTACGCGCTCGCCCTCTTCCGCCACTCCCCCCCGTCCCCTCCCGTCTTCGACGCCCTCGTCCGCGCCCTTGCCAGTTGCTCCCTCTTCTCCGCTGCCCTGTCCCACTTCGTCCTCATCACCCGCTCCGGCCTCCGGCCCAGCCGCCTCGCCTTCCCTTTCGCCCTCAAGTCAGCTGCAGCGCTCCCTTCCCCTCGCCACGCCGCCTGTCTCCATGCCGCCGCCGCCAAGTCCGGCCTCGACCTTGACCTCTTCGTCCGGACCTCCATCGTCGACATGTATGTTAAGCTCGGATTGGCGGAATGTGCTCTTATGGTGTTCGACGACACGCCTGGGTGGCACAAGGCATCGAGCGTGCTCCTTTGGAACGTCTCGATCAACGGGTGCTGCTTGTCTGGTGATTTAGAGGTTGCAAGGAGGCTCTTCGAGTCGATGCCAGTAAGGAGCGTGGCTTCTTGGAATAGTCTGATTCAGGGATACATGAGGCAAGGTGATGCACAGTCTGCCGTTGAGCTTTTTCATCAGATGACACAGAAGAATGTGGTCTCATGGACGACGATGGTGGCAGGTTTCTTGAGACTCGATGAATATGAGCAGGGATTGGGTTTCTTTGAGAAGATGTTGGATTCAGGCGTGCAGCCCAACGAATTCACGATTTCATCTGCCCTCTCAGCTTGCGCGAGGATGGGGGCTTTGGAGAGGGGAATTAGGATTCATGATTTTGCTTTGAAGAGTGGGTTCAGGGAAAATGGTGTTATTGGCACAGCACTCGTGGCTATGTATTCCAAATGCGGGAAGATTGAACTTGCAGCCCAGGTGTTTGATGTTATGGATAGGAGGGACCTTCTTACCTGGACGTCGATGATTTTGGGATGGGCAATCCATGGCCATTGGGCAAAAGCTCTCCGATGCTTTGAGGAAATGAAATGTGAATGCATTGAACCAGATGAAGCAGTATTTCTGGCCATGCTAATGGCATGCTCTCACTCTGGGAAGGTTGAACGAGGGCTCCAGATATTTGACAGCATGAGATTCGAGTACAAGATCGAGCCCACCATTAAGCATTACACCTGCATGGTGGACTTGTTTGGAAGAGCAGGACGGTTGAACGATGCCATGTCGCTTATGAAAGCCATGCCGATGGAACCAGACTTTGTTCTCTGGGGTGCATTCTTCAATGCCTGCCGTGCTAATAAGAATGTTGAATTGGCCGAAGTAGCAGCAGAAAAGCTTCTCAATTTCAGACCAAAGCATCAGGGTACCTTTATTTTCCTTTCAAACATGTATTCTGGAGCAGGTAGATGGGATGATGATGCTGAGAAAGTAAGGACTGTCATGAAAGACAGTGGTATCGAGAGGTTACCTGGATGGAGTTACATTGAGGTGGAGGGAGGTGGACATCGTTTTGTTGCGGGTGATCGATCTCATCCACGATCTAAAGAAATATATGGAAAGTTAGAGGAAGTAGCAACCAGAGCTAAAGAGCAGGGTTATGAGCCTGATACAGATTGGGTTCTTCATAACATTGAGGATGAGGACAAGGAGGAGTCATTAGGATGCCATAGTGAGAAGTTGGCACTTGCCTTGGGTCTTTTGAGTACTCCCATTGGAGCTGACATTAGGATTGTCAAGAACCGTAGAGTTTGTGGAGATTGCCATTTGTTGATGAAGTTTGCAAGCAAACTGTGCAACAAAGTGATCATCCTAAGGGATATCAAAAGGTTTCACCATTTCAAAGATGGCAGATGTTCATGTGGAGATTATTGGTGA